GGGAAGTGGATTCTCGTCGATGTACTCCCAGAGCTCGGGCTGATCCTTGAACCGCTCCTTGAACTCCTTCAGGGCCTCATCCTTGCTCTTGAAGTAGATGGACTTGGCGTCCACCTCCGGTATGGAGGCCAGGAAGGCCTCGATGGCCTGGAGCTCCTCCTGGGTGGCCAGGTCGGAGAGGTAGACGTCCACCTCCCCTACCTTGCGCTCGGCGTTCTTGATCATGTTGCTGAACATGTTCCAGCCCATCACCACCAGGCCCAGGAGCCCCAGGGAGACGGTGACCACGGCGATGGCCGCGACGGCCAGGATGAGGTTCTTGCGCAGGGAAGCCCAGGTCTCGCCAGCGAAGTACTTGATCTTATTCATAGCCGTATACGCCCCTGTCCTGGTCGCGGATGATGCGCCCGTTCTCCAGGGCGATCACCCTCTTGCGGAAGGCGTCCACTATGTTCTTGTCGTGGGTGGCCACGATCACCGTGGTGCCCGTGGAGTTTATCTTCTCCAGCAGGCGCACGATACCCACCCCCAGGGAGGGGTCCACGTTCCCGGTGGGCTCGTCGGCCAGGAGGATGGGCGGCCGGTTGATGAAGGCGCGCGCGATGGCCACCCTCTGCTGCTCCCCGCCCGAGAGCTCGTCCGGGAAGGCGTCCAGCTTGTGCCCCAGGCCCACCAGCTTGAGTACCTCGGGGACCTGCTGCTCGATGAGGCGCCGGGATTTCCCGGTGACCTCCATGGCGTAGGCCACGTTCTGGAAGACCGTCTTGTGGGGTAGGAGCTTGAAGTCCTGGAAGACGCAGCCTATCTTGCGCCTCAGGTAGGGGATCTTCCACTTGCGGAGCTGGTTGATGTTGGTGTCCGCGATGTAGATCTGTCCGCTGGTGGGCTCCTCCTCCTTGATGAGCAGCTTGATGAGGGTGGTCTTGCCCGAGCCGGAGGGACCCACCAGGAAGACGAACTCTCCCTTCTCCACGTCCAGGGTGACGTCCTCCAGGGCGTAGACGTTGCCCTTGTAGATCTTGGTCACCCTACGCATCCTGATCAATGTCCATCATCTCCTCGGTTTTCCGCCGTTATCTCCGTGACAGAGCAGGCGCGCCGCTTCGGCGATGTGACGGGCGCCCAGGCCGAAATGTTCCACCAGTTCCTCCGCCGACCCGGAGACGCCGAAGCGGTCCCGGATGCCCACCATGCGCATGGGCAGGGGCATCTCCTCGGCCAGGAGCTCGGCCACGGCGCTTCCCACTCCGCCGTGCACCGTGTGCTCCTCGCAGGTCACCACCCTTCCCGTGCGGGCCGCCGATTCCAGGACGCCCTCCCGGTCCAGGGGTTTCACCGTGTGGAGATTGACGACCTCCGCCTCTATACCCTCCCCGGCCAGCATCTCCGCCGCCTGGAGCGCCTTATGCAGGAGGTAACCACAGGCGATCAGGGTGACGTCCCTTCCCGGGCGCATGACCAGTACCTTCCCGAACCGGAAGCGGTAGTCCTCGCCGAAGAGCACGGGCGCCTTGGGCCGCCCCAAGCGCACGTAGGCCGGGCCATCCAGGTAGGCCACGGCCTTCACCGCCTCCCGTGCCTCATAGTAATCGGCGGGCACTACCACCTTCATGCGCGGCACGGCCCGCATGAGGGTGATGTCCTCCAGGGCCTGGTGGGAGGAGCCGTCCTCCCCCACGGTTATGCCCCCGTGGCTGGCGCAGATCTTGACGTTGAGGTCGGAGTAGGCGATGGTGTTGCGCACCTGGTCGTAGGCCCTCCCGGTAGCGAAGATGGCGAAGGTGGAGGCGAAGACGATCTTGCCCGTGGTCGCCAGCCCGGCCGCGGTGGCCATGAGGTTCTGCTCCGCCACCCCGCAGTCCACGAAGCGCTCGGGGAAGCGCAGCTTGAACTTCTCCGTCTGGGTGGACTTTGCCAGGTCGGCATCCAGGACCACGATGCGAGGATCCTTCTCGCCCAGCTCCAGCAGTGCCGCGGCGTACCCGTCCCGGGTATTGCGCAATTCCCACTCCGTCATCTCGCCTCTTCCAGCTCCCTTAACGCTTTCTCCATCTCCTCCCGGGTGGGGGCCTTGCCGTGGAAATCCACGTTGTTCTCCATGAAGGACACGCCCTTGCCCTTCACCGTGTGGGCGATGATGATGCCGGGACCGGCGGCCTCGTCGGCCCGGTCCAGGGCCTCGCAGATCTCCAATACGTCGTGCCCGTCCACCTCCTGCACCTCCCACCCGAAGGAACGCCACTTGGCGGGAAGGTCTCCCAGGCTGACCACCTCGCAGCAGCGCCCGTCAATCTGCAGGCCGTTGTTGTCCAGTATGGCCGTCAGGTTATCCAGGCGCTGGTGGGCTGCGAGCATGGCCGCCTCCCAGATACCCCCCTCCTGGCTCTCGCCGTCCCCGATGAGGGCGTATACCCGGCAGGGGAGACCGTCCATGCGTAGGCCCAGGGCCATCCCGCAGGCGGCGGACAGCCCCTGCCCCAGTGAGCCGGTGGATATCTCCACCCCGGGAGTGCGCAGCCGGTCCGGGTGGCCCTGGAGCATGGAACCCAGGCGGCGGAGGCGCCACAGCTCCTCGCGGTCGAAATACCCGCTCCAGGCCAGGGCGGCGTAGAGGGCGGGGGCGGCGTGGCCCTTGGAGAGGACGAAGCGGTCCCGCAGGGGCCAGTCTGGTTCCTCGGGGCGATGCTTCATCTTGTAGAAGTAGAGGCAGGCCAGTATCTCCACGCAGGAGAGGGAGCCTCCGGGGTGCCCGCTCCCGGCCAGGCCGATCATGCGCACGATGTCCTTGCGGAGTTCTCTGGAAATAGTTTCCAACCTGCTCCTGAGCTTCTCCGCCTCCGTCCCTCCCAAGACCATTCCTTCCGTCCTCGGGCGTATGGCGCTCATGCTTCCATGCCTTTCTGGCTCGCCGGCCGGCCTCATTCCAGGCGCAGCGGCTTCCCCCTCCGCGCTAGGAACTCCTCCAGCCTTTCGAGGGAGTAGTTTATCACGCTGCTCGGAGTGATGTCAGT
The genomic region above belongs to Actinomycetota bacterium and contains:
- the ftsE gene encoding cell division ATP-binding protein FtsE, whose amino-acid sequence is MRRVTKIYKGNVYALEDVTLDVEKGEFVFLVGPSGSGKTTLIKLLIKEEEPTSGQIYIADTNINQLRKWKIPYLRRKIGCVFQDFKLLPHKTVFQNVAYAMEVTGKSRRLIEQQVPEVLKLVGLGHKLDAFPDELSGGEQQRVAIARAFINRPPILLADEPTGNVDPSLGVGIVRLLEKINSTGTTVIVATHDKNIVDAFRKRVIALENGRIIRDQDRGVYGYE
- a CDS encoding transketolase family protein, giving the protein MTEWELRNTRDGYAAALLELGEKDPRIVVLDADLAKSTQTEKFKLRFPERFVDCGVAEQNLMATAAGLATTGKIVFASTFAIFATGRAYDQVRNTIAYSDLNVKICASHGGITVGEDGSSHQALEDITLMRAVPRMKVVVPADYYEAREAVKAVAYLDGPAYVRLGRPKAPVLFGEDYRFRFGKVLVMRPGRDVTLIACGYLLHKALQAAEMLAGEGIEAEVVNLHTVKPLDREGVLESAARTGRVVTCEEHTVHGGVGSAVAELLAEEMPLPMRMVGIRDRFGVSGSAEELVEHFGLGARHIAEAARLLCHGDNGGKPRR
- a CDS encoding transketolase — protein: MGGTEAEKLRSRLETISRELRKDIVRMIGLAGSGHPGGSLSCVEILACLYFYKMKHRPEEPDWPLRDRFVLSKGHAAPALYAALAWSGYFDREELWRLRRLGSMLQGHPDRLRTPGVEISTGSLGQGLSAACGMALGLRMDGLPCRVYALIGDGESQEGGIWEAAMLAAHQRLDNLTAILDNNGLQIDGRCCEVVSLGDLPAKWRSFGWEVQEVDGHDVLEICEALDRADEAAGPGIIIAHTVKGKGVSFMENNVDFHGKAPTREEMEKALRELEEAR